Proteins co-encoded in one Accipiter gentilis chromosome 5, bAccGen1.1, whole genome shotgun sequence genomic window:
- the TMEM218 gene encoding transmembrane protein 218 produces MAGAALGAGPGVLVLQLLWGLALLLCLALSRAAGRARFAVVLVTLGAAVLTAALLLFPREDERPAAAAADEIVDTFFIGRFILLAVMSLVLLGCLFLLLIYHLMEPVYAKPLHSS; encoded by the exons ATGGCGGGCGCGGCgctgggagcggggccgggcgtgctggtgctgcagctgctgtggggcCTGGCGTTGCTGCTCTGCTTGGCGCTCTCCCGggcggccggccgggcccg GTTCGCCGTGGTGCTGGTGACGCTGGGAGCCGCCGTCCTCACCGCCGCGCTGCTGCTCTTCCCCCGGGAGGACGAGCGCCCGGCCGCAGCTGCCGCTGATGAG ATCGTAGACACCTTCTTTATCGGCCGCTTCATCCTCTTAGCCGTGATGAGCCTGGTCTTACTTGGGTGCCTGTTCCTGCTCCTGATTTACCACCTCATGGAGCCGGTGTACGCCAAACCGCTCCACAGCAGCTAG